GAATTCCCTTGGTGATCTTGTACCCTTCACCAACaaggtaatttattttttatgattgaatTATGTCAGTGATCAAACATCATCATATGATTATTCATATTATAATCTTTTCAATTATATTATTATGCAGTTGTACACTGGAGACCCTCAAAAGCGCATAGGCATAACAGCAGGTATCTGCATTTTGATCCAAAATAATGCAGAGAAAGGTGGTGATCGTTATGAAGCAATATACAGTTTCTACTTTGGTGACTATGGACACATTGCTGTTCAGGGTCCATACTTGACCTATGAAGACACATACCTTGCTGTCACAGATGGTTCTGGAATCTTTGAAGGTGTTTCAGGCCAAGTCAAGCTTCATCAAATTGTGTACCCTTTTAAGATCTTTGTACACtttaatttctatcttaagGGTATTAAGGATTTGCCAAAGGAGCTTATTGTTGAAACTATTGAGCCTAACCCTTCTGTTCAGGCCTCTGATGCTGCTAAGAATCTTGAGCCACATGCTACAGTTTCTCGTTTTACTGACTGATAAACTTTAGgctcttattcttattttttttatgttgtggcTGGCGATAGTTATGAATAATAAGTGGGGCGGCTATGATGTAGTTGGTGGATGGTTGTTATGTATGAAAAGCTTGATCATTTGGAACTCTTTTTAATAAGAAATTTATCAGAATTGCTTTTgtttttagttaatattttgtTGAGGAAATTTTATATCGAAAGTTCTTCCATTTGATGTTGATAATTGTTATGTGACACTGTTGAGtttatcttttgtttattttgcaATTTGCATTATTATCATCATGCACCATAAGCTGCATTGTGCTCAACTGCTCATATGCTAGAGTAACATGTTTAAGATAAAATTCATTCACTAAAAAATGTATTCTTTTATCTGAAATTTTACCCTATTGTTGAGTAAAGCAAGAGTATTTTCTCTCCATCAAAAAAAAAGCACCCTTCTTCCGAGATATATAGATGTAAAATATGTCAACTAACATGAATAgtagaatattttaaaatttggtaaaaaatttttagGCAGAGTAGCACATGATTCCAATACACAGGATTGGTACAATCTGTAATGTTTTCTTTTATAGGGTAAGATCAAACAAAATGGATGTACCAATGAAACACTGCATCTGATCTGAGATCATTCACAACAGTAAAAAACCAACACTTGATGaatcattaattaataatagtCTGTTCTATAATAAATGACAGTGAATCGATGACACTAGTGAAGACTGAGGAGTAGTAACGCCAACAACAATAATAGGCTGCTTTATGGTAAGCTTTTTTGTTCCCCTGTGTTCTGATCTGACTTATAACTCTTGAGCTTATTGTTGCCATTGACtctcaattctcatcacaacaTGCTCCAATCTATAAGGGAAAGATATATAATACTTTGTCATAAGTGCATGATCTACTTTATTTTGTCACCAACCCAACAAtagaattgaaaaaaaaaatgcagaATTAAATGGTAGGTGtgttttaaaagataaataatcaTAACTTGACTCATTATGTCTTTAAATAATTCTCAATGCTGATATAATTATTACCAGGCAGATAGGGGTGTGTTTTTTTTGGTCAGGTGGATTGGACAACCCCAATCCTAATCCCAATCCAAATTCTTCCAGAATTTCTCAATGATCATGGTCTATTTACTCAAACATGTTGAAGATATTGgttaaaagaaattttaagaaaaagctTGATTTCTCATAGATGTCCCTCCCTGACCCCGAGGTTGTAACTTTACATTTAATTAGTAGCAAATTTCAAAGGTGGCAGCACTAAGCAGGAGTGTTTGAATTGCAGTTTGATGAAAAAAGAACAATACAGGAATAGAAGACACAAAGCTAAAAGAGATGTTGCCATAATGTTGTACATCAAACAGACAATCCAAGTGCAGTTCTGATCAAGTGTACATTAtggaaaacaaaacaagaaggAAAACTGGTTGTCCGCACGCGAGTAGGCGACAGCGAGAGTTTCAGTCTGACAATTGAGAGAGATGTAAGAAAAACCCAGAAAAGATGAAGAACACTAGAACCGatcttttgaatattttttgttctttagatgtgttcttttttttgtatgaaTGAACATATGAAATTAGGGTTTATGGAAGAGTATAAACATGATTGATTGTACATGACTAATCAATTAGATgttgttttaaatttaaagtcagttaaatttaaaattttgattaatttgaATGAATAGTTTTTGTTTAATATAAAAAGGATATTTAggtctttttataaaattaaatagaaatatatttttatttttactaaattataaggatattttagtaaaagtattgatatgatatatattttctttaaaaaaataactgcTTACAGAGATAATGTAATCCACGTGgcattttattatttatccACGTTTTATTATATCGGTACGTATGAATTTATCATCGTACCGTAGCAAACAccaataattattaataatccgagaagaaaaaattgaaataattgTGGAAATGAAAGATACGTAACACCAAGTTGGTCCTCGAAGTAGTTGAGACATCGGATTTGGTCCTACAAAAGTTTAGTGACATCTATTTGGGTGTGCATTCAAGTGATTCTACATCTACTGTCATGTAATTTACATCTTAATCTGAATCTGAGACAAGTCATCCCAACTAATCAATGGCTCAGCCTCAGACTCAATTTAAAGTTCTGAAAACAATCTAGCTGCTTCTAATGATCATTTCTCATTCACAAGAGAACTTTTCCAACAACTTCTGTAGCATCGTGACCAGTATTTAGCATTCCAAGGAGGGAGCTTGTGAAACACCCTATATCTTCACCAGAAGGGTGACAACATCAAAGATAGCAAGAGTCCTGAAAATGCATCCCAAACCCCCATCAAACATGAAGATAATtaaaggcaaaaaaggaggatATGAATTGCATATAACAGTATGCCTAATACAGCTTTTGTTAGATGAGCATACCGCCCTAAAACTGTAACATAGTAACACTAATAGTGTCTTGATAGATGCAATGTCaaatgccatgaatcatgatacCTTCACAAGCTATACAGCACTTATGAACCCATCAGGATCTTTTAAAGTAAATATATTATTCACCattgtatgtttttttttatatgtgtgGCATTTTTTTACGAAATACATATATCTCATTTACAAACAAGTTCTATTTCGTTGGTAATAATAAAAACGTAAATTCCCccatccccccccccccccccaaaaaaaaaaaaaaaaaaatccagaCCAACCAATCACTGGCTTGGACAATATTACATATAACATCCATATGTTTATTAAACTATACAATAAACTCTCTTATACCTTAAGTTTATATGACACTTGGTACCCCTATAACACTAACCACTCTTATAAACAGAACATTAACTTCCTCAAAGGGAAGCTCAAACCATAAGAATAAAAAGTTAAGGAGCAATGTATCTAATATCATCTAACCTCAGGGATAATCATTTAAAGACTCTTGGTGGAAAGAAAAATGGGAGAAATTACCTCCAATAGCCAACATGGTTTGAACCTTCAATGCTGTTGTTCCACTCCAAGCATATCCTAATCATTAAACAAAATCAGGTTAAGAAATTCTTAATAAAGGTAGAGCAAAATGAAATTGTAAGTTCTAACCTCTTCCAAAACAATTAGTGGTAGTGTTGACACCATTCCTGCAAATACAAGCAAAAGACTTATCCAAACTTAGAAACCCACACAACCCTCCACTGTCTTCACAGTTCCTACAATCATCAGTGTCATAGGAATAATTATACACCAATGATATCCCAAACTTCCATTTCATAGGGTCTCCTTGATCCACAAACTCATACACTGAGGCATAAGAGGAGCATTGAAGCTTAGGAAGATCCAAACCTAAACCTGCATTGGCTTCATAATCATAGACACAACAAGTGTTTATTGGTGCATGTTGTGGCAAACCAATGCCATTCACTCCTTTACAAGAATACAACCCTCTACAAACTCTTGTACCTGAGCCTGTGTCGCACAAATCTTCCTTTGGGTCAAAAACTGGAGAAGTTGTGGAGCAACCAAGGAGAACAAAGATGTTCTCTTTGCCAAGTCTAAAAGGGCTTCCACTATCAATGCCAAAGCTACCAGAGTTTTGCATTGAGGAACAGTTTGACATAAAAGGGTCATGGACCATGATGGTGTTACTAGGGTAGTCTATGGAGGAAATGGTGTAGGTGCCAGTCCTAGTTGAGAACAAAAGGGTTCCATGGTTGCAGCTTATGAAGCTTGAAAATGCAGGGTGGCCACAACCATAACCAGTTCCAAAGGGGTATTTGACTGGTATTGTGCCACATGTGGTTTGACATGTGGTGTTGTTGACAGAGATTATTGGTAAGGCAGCATTAGCATAGGAATTttgaaggaagaaaagaaagagagaaatgGTTAGAGAAAGTGACATTGGTGAGGGTTTTGAAGGGTTGAAGTAAGGTTTTGGTGTTGGTAAAGTGATGTGAACAAGGGTCTTCTTTGGAGTGGTTttgttgctttttcttcttctttgtcttTTTGACTTTTAGTTGTTCCAATGGATGCTCTAAGGTactgttttgttttgtttttttattcttaaaaagaAGGGACTGAAGGGTAGGTTAAGTAATAAATTAGGTGGGAAATAGCTAGCAAGCTATCAAGTATGGACActttttttctatttgtttCGGACACGACATTTATCTACACTCTTTGACATGTGTATTTAAccattttttaataaaaagtaaaaaaaataatttagacaCCTTTATATACATctaaataccatcacgtgtCAAAGTATCCAACTTTATTGTTAATGTATATTCTTgaaatgaatttaaaaataatatatataatataaaaaaacattaaaaataattaaaagatttatttatatcttaatattaataaaatatcaaaatatcattacaatttatctaaaaaatactttatattttatatatatactgtGTTCccatattttataataattttaaattcgCGTATCAACGTGTCTCATGTGGTGTCATATCCCGTGTCCATATATCATAACAAACAAATACAAATGTTACTCGAGAATTAACatataaaaaagtttttaatgTATCCAAAACACTAATATTTCGGTCATTTTAActattgattttaattaatatatattatatatattttttataattgagaTCAACAGTTAAAATGTATATCTTATACACTTAAAATTCTTCCTAACATATATTTCAAGGGCAGAGCCGCAGACatatttttaattcatttatttattttgaaataaaattttaaataatattaaataaaaattgatttttccTAAGAAGAGAAGGCTTTTATTATACTAAATTACTAATACAACTATCCGTCTATCACCCATGCACACAAAATCTAAAGAGTTATGACTTATGTATGTGATGTTTTATTTTTCCAAGAGGATAATAACCCTTGGATATAGGAGGATCCCGGAGACCCCTACCGAAGAGAAATCCGATGGTGAATGTGTGTCAACACAAAATGGTAAAtaatcccccccccccccccccccccaccccccttcttctcttctccccCGCGGGGAAGGGGCCTCGTGACAAAactaaaaagtaaaaagaacTAACCTTCAAACTCAGAATGCATTAACATTTCAAGAAACACATCATCACATTGAACTACTTTATACACAAAATATatagtttatatatatttacaaTTTTAGACATCCCCTCCCTTTCTACCCCCAACAAGACAAAATGGCCCCAATACGGACACCAAAAAAGAAGGCCTCCTGGATGGATAGATAATTAGATATTAGATACATCATATTCTGTAAGATTAGAATAAAGGGTGCATGGAAATCAGGAAGGAGACCACTTTCCAACAGCAAGCCATTGAATGTTTAAAGATTTCTTTCATGTGGTTCAAGCCAAGGAAAGCCCAAGAAATCAAACACCTCCTTCTCCGTATCAAATTTCAAACTTGCAATACCTTTTGCACCCTGCAAAACAAATTTGCTTCATAAGTCAACCTTGCAAATGAGGATGCAATTGTTAGAACCGAAAAGGGGTGAAGGAATCGAAGCCATACCCGTTTGCCTCCAGAACCTTGAGTAGCTGGAAACAAGCCTGTATCATCAAGCCGAAATCCTTTAGATTCAGCAAGCAGTCTCAACCTGCATCAAGCACGAGGGGAAAAAGCACATTATTCGTATGATATAGAAACACAATCTGCACAAAAACGCCAAAACTTCAGAAATGGAAAGTTATCTGCAAGGAGAAGCATGCATACCTCCTATTTAATACGTCGTTTCCTGTCCAAGCTATTAGTCCAAAAGCATATATGTCTCTTGGGTAGACCTGCCAAAACATTAAAATCAATAGTGTAAACTTGAGACGTTTAAAGTTTGCATACACTTATAGTTGGCTAAGCAACAAAGCATAACCAGCAACAGGATAGAAGACAATACCCCATGTTTAATTTGTAACTActaaatatttaacaaaaatttagaaattGAAGACAATACTAAAGTTTGAATAGTCATTctagaccaaaaaaaaaaaaagccatgGCATGGCATGGCAGCAGCACATATGCAACAACAAATTACAGAATGACAAATTCTGGAAAAACCACAATGTTTTGACACTCATGAGCCTCCATCAGAGAATACACAAAAAGATGCCATCAATTACCTTTAAATCAATTCTGTGTCGCAACTCCCGTCCAGGATAAGTGCAAAAGCCAAAGTAAGTGTCAACACCAGAGTCAGTACCCTGTTCACATAGTGAAATGTTAACAAAGAAACTGAGCAACAGACATAAAGAAACATGTAACATATatgaaaacagaaaattatCAGATTTATTTTTCAGTATGTAGATCTAGAGTCTAGACATAATTATTTTAAGATTCTAGAAAAGATTTCACCAGCCTATCTGGTTGTGTATCATAATTTAGGGGGTGAAATCAGGACAAGCAGCCTGTCAAAGGCCTTGGGCCT
The genomic region above belongs to Arachis stenosperma cultivar V10309 chromosome 5, arast.V10309.gnm1.PFL2, whole genome shotgun sequence and contains:
- the LOC130982933 gene encoding wall-associated receptor kinase-like 1; the encoded protein is MSLSLTISLFLFFLQNSYANAALPIISVNNTTCQTTCGTIPVKYPFGTGYGCGHPAFSSFISCNHGTLLFSTRTGTYTISSIDYPSNTIMVHDPFMSNCSSMQNSGSFGIDSGSPFRLGKENIFVLLGCSTTSPVFDPKEDLCDTGSGTRVCRGLYSCKGVNGIGLPQHAPINTCCVYDYEANAGLGLDLPKLQCSSYASVYEFVDQGDPMKWKFGISLVYNYSYDTDDCRNCEDSGGLCGFLSLDKSFACICRNGVNTTTNCFGRGYAWSGTTALKVQTMLAIGGLLLSLMLSPFW